DNA from Variovorax sp. PBL-H6:
AAGTGGTCGCTCGCCCGATACATCAAGCGGCAGGCGAGGCCCGCAGAATGAACACGGGCACCGGCCTCACTCCGGCTTGATGCCCTGCTCGGTGATGACCTTCTTCCACATGGCGGCGTCTTCGCGGATCTGCCGGTCGAGCACCTCGGGCTTGCCCGGCGTGGCCACCAGGTTGGTTGCCTTGAACTTCTGAAGCACCGCCGGGTCGGCCAGGACCTTGTTGAGCGCATCGTTGTAGGTCTTCACGATCTCAGGCGGCGTGCGTGCGGGCAGCAGCATCGCGTACCAGCCATCCGTGACGAAGCCCTGGTAGCCCATCTCCTTGACTGTCGGTGCGTCGGGAAGCTCCGGCAGGCGCTGCGGGCTGGTCACCGCCAGCATCTTCATCCGTCCGGCGCGCACCAGCGGTTCGCAGAACGCGATGGTCGACAGCGTGAAGTCGACATGGCCGGCCGTCACGTCCGATTGGCCGAGCGAAGGGTTCTTGTAGTGAACCATCTGGATGTCCACGCCGCTCTGCTGCTTCAGCCGCTCGAGCATCAGGTGCTGCGGCGTTCCGATGCCGATGGACGCGAAGGTGAGCGAGCGGCGCTGGGTGCGCGCCAGGTCGAGAACTTCCTTGAGGTTGGAGCCGGGGAGGGATGGCGTGGCCACCAGCGCATAGGGCGTGGTCGCGATGATGCCCACCGCCTGGAAGCTGGTCACGGGATCGAAGGGCAGATGGGGGTGCAGCGCGCCAGCGATCGGATGGACGTTGAAGGTCACGAGCGCCGTATTGCCGTCCGGCGGCGCCTTGGCCACATGGTCCGCGGCAATGTTGTACGAGGCGCCGGGCTTGTTCTCCACGATGATGGTTCGCCCCAGCACGCGGCCCATCTGGTCGGCCAGCAGGCGCGTGAGGACGTCGGTCCCGCCACCGGGCGCGCTGCCGGTGATGAACTTCGTGACCTGCTGGGCGCGTGCGCCGGTCGATCCCAGGATGGCCAACAGGGCGGCAGTGGCGGTGCGGCGATTGCATGTCATGGCGACCTCGGACGTCGTGAATAAATCGTTGCGGGTTCAGCGGCTTCAGCCGCGGTCTCCAGTACCCCCTGGGCTTGCGGGCGGCTGGTGGGTGATGCCGTCTTGCAGCATCTGCTCGATCTGTGACTCGCTGTACCCGACCTCGCGCAGTATGTCGGCGCTCTGTTCTCCCTGCAGGGGCGGGGGACGGTAGTTCGCCGGCGGAGTGCCGTGCCATTCGCTCGGCACCGCCATCTCCCGGATCTTGCCCACGTGCGGATGGTCGACTTCGGAGAAGAAGCCGATGTCGCGCAGATGGGGGTCGTCCAGCAGGCTTTCGAAGGTGTTCATCGGAAACACCGGAATATCCGCCGTGGCCAGCGCTTCCTGCCATTGCGCCGTGGTGCGCAGAACGAGCTGGTCGCGCACGAACGCGTTGAGCTCTTCGCTGTGCGCGGTGCGCGTGGTCATCGTCGTCAGGCGCGGGTCCGTGCCCCACAGGTGACCCATGCCGACCACTTCGAGAAATGCCTTCCAGTGATGGTCGTGGTAGATGGCGCAGCAAACCCAGGCGTCCTTGGTGCGGTACGGCTGCCGGGCCTTCGCCAGCAGGCGGGGATACCCGAAGTCACCCTGAGGCGGCAGAAACTTGTGGCCATAGAGATGGTCGCCGAGCACGTAAGGCACCATGGTTTCGAACATGGGCACGTCCACCTGCTGCCCCTTGCCCGTCTGGTTGCGGCTGTACACCGCGGCCAGCACGATGCCGAAGGCGTACAGGCCGACCGAGCGATCGGCGATGTTCACGGGTACGTAATGCGGCTCGTCGTCGGTGTTGGCGGCCACGGCCCACGGCACCGCGGTGGCGGCCTGGATCAGGTCGTCGAAAGCCGGCGAGCGCGCATAGCGTCCGCGCTGCGAGAAGCCGACCATGCTCACGTAGATGATGCGCTCGTTGACCTCGGCCACGTCCTGGTAGGTCAGGCGCAAGCGCTTCATTCCATCCGGCCGGACATTGGTCGTCAGCACATCCGCGTCCTTCACCAGCCGCAGAAAGGCTTCCCGGCCCGGAGGCTTTGCCAGGTCCAGCACGATGCTGCGCTTGTTCCGGTTGGCGGCAAGGTAGACAGGGCCCATTCCGGCGTCGCCCTGCGGCCCGATCTTTCGGGTCGCGTCGCCCACGCTGGTCTCGACCTTGATCACGTCTGCACCCAGGTCGGCGAGCATCTGCGTGGCGGACGGTCCCATCAGCACGGCGGTGAGGTCGACGATCTTCAGGCCCGAGAGCGGGCCCGTGAGTGGCTTGTCATGCGGCATTTTTGGAAGCAGATGTTTTCAAGGCGGTGTGCTTAATGTACCATTATCGGAACTTCCGAGCGAGAGCTTTCATTGCCGGACTTTCCTCGGCGGCCCGATGCCGCAATCCATGCCCTTTGAAGGAGACAACGTGACCCAGAATGCCATGTGCAGCATGTTCAACATCGAGATCCCGGTGTTCGGTTTTTCCCACTGCCGCAACGTGGTGGCAGAGATCACCAAGGCAGGTGGTTTGGGGTGTCTTGGAACCGCCTACTACACCCCCGAGGAACTCGAGTGGGAGCTCAAGTGGATCGACGAGGAGGTCGGCGACAAGCCCTACGGCGTCAACCTGCTGCTGCCGCAGAAGTACGAGACGGTGGGCGAGGCTTCCCTCGATCCGTCCCGCCTTTCGCCGGACCATGTGAAGTGGCAGCGCGAGCTGCTCGATGCGGCGGGTATTCCTCCACTTCCAGCCGCGGAGCGGGAGGAGCTGATGCAGGCCGAACTCGGCCGCCTGCACATGACCCCCGAATTTGCCGGCGAGCTGCTCGATGTCGCCTTGCGCCACCCGAACGTGAAGCTGGTCGTCAGTGCACTCGGCTCGCCGCCGCGTCCCATCCTCGAGCGCCTGCACGCGCAGGGCATCAAGGTGGGTGCCATGACGGGAAAGGTCGAACACGCCCTCAAGCACAAGGAGGCCGGGCTCGACCTGGTGATCGCCCAGGGAACGGAGGCAGCCGGCCATACCGGCGTGGTGAGCTCGATGGTCCTCTGGCCGGAAGTGGTGGACGCGGTCGCACCCATGCCGGTTCTGGCGGCCGGCGGCATCGGGCGGGGACGCCAGATGGTCGCGGCATTCGCGCTCGGTGCGCAGGGCATCTGGTGCGGGTCGATCTGGCATGGCACCCGTGAAAGCGATCTGACCGAGGAGATGAAGCAGTTGCTGTTCAAGGCCAGATCGGGTGACGCCGTGCAGACGCGCTCCAAGACCGGCAAGCCGGGGCGCATGCTGCGCAGCAAGTACACCGAGGCCTGGGTGCAGCCCGATGCACCCAAGCCCCTGCCCATGCCCTGGCAAAGCGTGCTGAATGTCGAGGCTCGCCTGCGCATCGACCGTGCGCGCGCGCTCGACTACATGACCTGCCCGGTCGGCCAGATCGTGGGAACCATCAACCACGAGAGCTCGGTTCGCCAGGTGATCTACGACATCCTCGACGAGTTCGCCGACACGATGGAAGGCCTGGGCGAAAGGTCCGGCCTGGTCTGAGAAGGCGTGAGCGGCCTCAGCCGACACGGCGACCGGGGTGGGTCGCCGAGCCGGCGGACATCAGCGGCCTCGGGTCGCTCGTGCGGTCCGCCTGGCCGGGCGCGGCCGCCAGTGCGTAGCTAACGTCGCGTTCGACTGCGAAGCGGTCGGCTCGATAGACTAGCACGCCGAGGTAGACCAACAGGCGGTTGGGCGCGAAGAAGGCCCGCATCACGTGCGCCACCGGGCTGCCGACCGCCACCTGCAGATGCGTGGCGTCTTCATAGGTGGCCACGGAGATCGACGTGCGTTCGATGGCCGACGTGAGCGGCGGGCTCGCGTTGTCGCGCACCAGGCGGCTCAGCTTGATGGTGTGCTCACTGCCCGAGGGAAAGCGCTGGTACAGCGACAAGGCCACATAGTTGTCCGAGACCGTGTAGGGCGATCCGTTGAGTCCATCGACCTTGCGGATGCGAACGTACTTTCCGGCAGGCGTGCCCAGCCCGGCGAACTGCGCCGGCAGCTGGTCGAACTCCTGAAGCGAGAGCACCTTGATCGAATAGCTGTTGCCGTCGTCGTCGTCGATCGATCCGGTCGAAGAGAACAGCGGGGCATCGACGCTGGCGGGATCGAAGGTCACGCATGTGCGGCGGCCGCGCTGGCTCGACAAGAGGCCTTCCTCCACAAGGATCTGGACTGCCTGGCGCACCGTGACCCGCGCCACCGCGAACTCTTCGACCAGTTGTTCGAGCGTCGGAATCTCGTCACCAGGCTTCCACAGCCCGGTGACGATGCGATCGCGCAAGATGCCCGCGAGCTGTGCGTACAGCGTGATGGGCCCGGCTCGCAGCGGTGCGTGGTTCATGCTCCCAGGGGCATAGGCGGCTGCAAGTGACATCCAGCTCTCCTCAGGTGTATAGAAAGACTAATGACAAGCTTATAGCACTAGCCTAGACTCGACGCATTCTTTCCAATACCAATATGACGGGTTTCCAGCACCACTTCAACGCGTTGCGGCTTCATTGTGGCGAACAGGCGCTGGAGGCACTGCCGCGCGAGCTCGACCGCGCGGGATGCCGACGAGCGATCGTCTTTTGCGGCGCCACGCTGAGCCGGCCGGGCGGGGCGCTGGACCGGGTCGCGCACGCGCTGGGCGATCGACTGGCAGCGGTCTTTCCGGGCGTGCGCGGGCACAGCCCCGTGGCCAGCGTCGAGGAGGGCGCAGCCGGCATCGCCGACGCAAGGGCCGACGCTGTCGTCGCGCTGGGGGGCGGCTCGGCCATCGTGACGGCACGCGCGGCTGGCATCCTGGCGGCGGAAGGAGGCCGTGTGAGCGACCTGGCCACCCGCATCGACAGCGATGGCCAGATGCGCAGCCCGAGGCTGGGCAAACCCAAGCTGCCGCAGTTCGTCTTGCCGACCACGCCCACCACGGCTTGCGTGAAGGCCGGCAGCGCGGTGCAGGACGCCGGTGGCGACCGGCTGGCGTTGTTCGATCCGAAGACCCGTGCAAAGGCAGTGTTCATCGATCACGCCTTGCTTGCCACGGCGCCGGAAGGCTTGATCCGCTCTGCCGCGTTGAATGCACTCGTTATGTCGGTGGAAGGGCTGGAGTCGGAAAGCAGCGATCCGTTGTCCGATGCCCTGCTGATGCATGCACTGCGCCTGCTGGCGAAAGACTTGCCTGCGATGCGAGATGAACCGCCGGATGCGCCACTGCGGGCGCGACTCGTGCTGGCGGCCGTCCTGTGCGGGCAGGGCACCGATCAGGCCGGAGGGGGTCTCGCTTCGGTGCTGGGCCACGCCATCGGCCATCGCAGCGACGTCGCCAATGGCATCGTCAACGCCATCGTGCTGCCGCACACCATGCGCTTCAACCTGCCGGCGACGCAGGAGCGTTTGTGGAAGGTGCGGGCCAGCCTCCCGGCAGCCGCCGGCGCGGAGCCGCCGACGATGGATGTCATCGAAGCGCTCGAAGCCCTGTTCGTCGACCTGGGCCTGCCTGGGCGGCTGCGCGACACGGGTCTGCAACACGCCGACTTCGATGCGGTAGTCGCCGATGCTGGCGCCGACCACTTCCTGCAGCGCAATCCCCGTCGGGTTGATGGCCCATTGCAGCTGCGCGCGTTGTTGGAAGCGTGCTGGTGACCTGCGAGGCGATGGCTCATCGCATCTTTCAAATCCTAACAAGTACTATTGACAGATCTTTAAGACCATTGTCCACTCGAACTTGCCAGGTCAATTTGCTTTGCCTTGCGACCCTCTTCATTCCGAAGTCCAGACAGGAGACCCAATGTCCCAGATCCCCCTCCAGCACGGCGTGTTCCTCGCCCCCTATCACCCGAACGAGGAAAGCCCCACCACATGGCTGCGCCGCGACATCGAGCTGGCGCAGCATCTGGACAAGCTGGGTTTCGCCGAGCTGTGGGTGGGTGAGCATCACTCGGGCGGCTTCGAGATCATCGCGTCGCCTGACCTGTTCATCGCGGCAGCTGCCGAAGTCACGCGCCGCATCCGCTTCGGCACCGGCGTGATGACGCTGCCGTATCACAACCCCCTGGTGGTCGCCAACCGGATCGCCCAGCTCGATCATCAGACGATGGGCCGCGTGTCCTTCGGCTTCGGTCCCGGGCTGTTGATGTCCGATGCGCTGATGATGGGGATCGACCCGGAGAAGACGCGCGACATGCTGCTCGAAGCGATGGATGTGATCGTCCGGCTGCTGCGCGGCGAGTCCGTGACTGCCAAGACCGAGTGGTTCAACCTGGTCGAGGCGCGTGCCCACCTGCTGCCGTATTCCCAGCCGCTGGAGATGGCCGTGGCCAGTGCGGGAACGCCGTCCGGCGGCCGCGCCGCGGGGAAGTTCGGCATGTCGATGTTGTGCGTTGCCGCGTCCCAGGTGGGTGCATTCGACGTGCTCGCAAGCAACTGGAGGATCGCCAACGAGGTGGCTGCCCAGTACGGCAACACCATGGACCCGGCCAAGCTGCGCCTGGTTGCGCCGGTGCACCTTGCCGAGACCCGCGAAAAAGCGCGCGAGAACGTCCGCCACGGCCTGGACCGTTGGGTTCGCTACTACGACATGGCCTCGCCCAACCCGTTCCCGAAAGACGGCCGGGACCCGGTCGACATCCTGATCGATTCCGGCCGTGCCGTCATCGGAACGCCCGAGGACGCCATTGCCATGATCGAGCGGCTGCGCGGCAAGCAGGGCCAGTTCGGCGTGTTCCTGGCGCAGCACGTGGACTGGGCCGACTGGGACCAGACCATGAAGTCCTTCGAGCTCTATGCGCGCTACGTCATGCCCCACTTCAGCGGCGCCAATGCCAATCGCATCGCCACCTACAACGTGATGGCCGAACGGGTCGAGGAGTTCAAGGCCCTGCGGCGCGGCGCGGCGGACAAGGCCTTCGCACAGCACGAGGCAGCCCCGCGCAAGGTAGGTTGAGCGTCCATGAGCGCCGTCGCAAGCACTGGGGATGTCGGCACGATCACCGAGTTCAGCTCGGTCGACTTCCGTCGTTGCCTGGGTGAGTTCATCACCGGCGTCACGGTCATCACGACCGTGGGGCCGGACGGGCGCCGCTACGGGTTGACCGCCAACTCCTTCAGCTCGGTGTCGCTGGACCCGCCGCTGATCCTGTGGAGCCTGCGGCTCAATGCGTCGAACTTCCCGATCTACAGCACCGCCGACCATTTCGTGGTCAACATCCTCGCGGAAGACCAGATCGCGTTGTCGCAGCGCTTTGCCAAGTCGGCAGTCGATCAGTTCGACGGCGTGGCTTTCACGCCGAGCGCCGACGGCGTGCCGCTGCTCGACGGCTGCGTCGCGCAGATCGAGTGCCGTCGCGAGGCGACGTATCCGGGCGGCGATCACGTCGTGTTCCTCGGGCGCGTCCTGCGCATCCGCAACCATGGGCGCCCGGCCCTGGCGCTTCGCAGCGGGAAGTACATGGTGGTCCACGCGCACGAGCCGGTGGCGCCGGCGGAGGTCGACGAGGCCAACGTCGCGACGCTGTCGGCGATCCATGCGGCGCGGCCCTTGACCGACGAGCTCGGTCGAGAGACCGACCGCACGGTCGGCATCTCGGTGTGGGGAAACCTGGGCCCCACCATGATCTGGTGGCGCGAGTCGAGCCGGCCTCTGCGCACCAGTGTGCGCTGCGGGCTGGTGGTTTCCCTGCTCGGGTCGTCCACGGGCGCGCTGTTCGCGGCCTACGCGCCGCGCGAGGTGACCGGGCCGTACCTCGACCAGGAACTGGCGCAGCAGGAGCCGGGCGACGAACGGCGATTTCGCACCCGCGACGACGTCGAGAACTACCTGCGCGAGGTCCGCGCGCGTGGCGTCGGCACCATCACCGATGCCATGACGCCGGGCGTGAACGAGCACCCGGTGACCGCCGTGGCCGCACCGGTGTTCGATGCCAAGGGCGCCATCGTCCTGGCCATCGCCATGCTCGGCGACGCGAAGGAGTTTCGCGTGGACGATGGCGCGGTCGAGCGACTGCGTGCCGTGGCGGCGGGCCTCTCCATGCGCCTTGGCTACAAGGCCGAATACCAGCGGCATCGGTGACATCGCCGTTGCCTATGTCCACCGGGCACGCCCCGGACTTTGAATCGAAGGAACAACACGTGAACTATGGACTCGCAGGCCGCGTCATCGCGGTCACCGGCGGCGCTTCCGGCATTGGTTTGGCGGTGGCGCGAGAGGCGCTTCGGCAGGGCGCGCGCGTTGCGCTCCTGGACAGCTCCACGCAGCAGATCGATGCCGCATTGACGGAGCTCAAGGCCATGCCCGAGGCCACGGTCGTCGCCCACGCCGTGGATGTGCGGGACAAGGCCGGCTGCGAGGCCGCCGTCGAGGCCATCGAGCGGGAGCTCGGGCCCATCGATGGCCTGGCTGCATGCGCCGGCGTCTCGCGCCCCGAGCCCGCGGAGCAGATGGCGCAGGAGACCTGGGACCTGGTGATCGACATCAACCTGAGCGGCGTCTTCCACAGCGTTCGCCCGGTGGGTCAGCGCATGCTGGCGCGCGGCCGCGGCGCAATCGTGACGATCGCGTCTACCGACGCGCTGGGCGGCCATGCAGGGCGATCCCACTATGCCGCGTCCAAGCACGGCGTCGTGGGGCTGACGCGCTCGCTTGCAATCGAATGGGGCCGCTACGGTGTTCGCGTCAACGCGGTGGCGCCCGGCGTGGTGGATACGCCCTTGCTGCGCAAGGTGGCGCCGCCGGAACACGTGCAGAACGCGATGGTGGATCGCGTCCCGATGGGCCGCTTCTCGCGAGCCGACGAGCAGGCCCATGCCACCTTGTTCCTCTTGTCGGACGGTGCGTCCTACATCAATGGCACGACGCTCGCGGTGGACGGCGGGCTGACCGCGGGCTATTTCACGCGCTGGCATGGCGCGGACCTGGGCTCCAAGGCCATGCTGGAAAAGGGCGTGTACGGCCCGCCCGCCAGCCCGCCCGCGGCGTGAAGGAATCGACGATGTCGAGTCAACAACCATCCAGGCGCGTGGCGCTGCTGACGGGCGGCACCGGCGGCCTTGCGCAGGCCACGGCCGAACGTTTCGCCGCCGACGGCATGACCGTGGTCATCGCCGATCTCGACGCGGTAGGCGCCCGCACGGCGGCCGAATCGCTGCCGGGCACGGGACATCGAGGCATCGGGATGAACGTCAGCGACGAGACCTCCGTGCGTTCGGCCTTCGATCAGGTCGAAGGCGAGATCGGCCCGGTCGCCGTGCTGGGCTGCTTCGCCGGGCTCCTGAGCACCGCGAGCGTGCCCGGGCGCGTTCTTCTGACGGATCTGTCGCTGGACGAGTGGGAGGGCGTCAACGCCGTCAATGCGCGCGGCACCTTCCTGTGCATTCGCGAGATGGCGCGTCGCCGAGCCGCCGTGCCTGTGGAGCATGGGCGGATCATCACCATCGCCTCGCTGGCCGGCCAGCAAGGCGGCCTGGCCGCAGGCGCCGCCTACAGCGCATCCAAGGGCGCGGTGCTCGCGTTGACCAAGGTGTGCGCGCGCGAACTCGCCAGCCAGGCCATCACCGTGAATGCCATCGCGCCCGGCCCGATCGACACCCAGATGCTGCGTTCGACCGTGCCGGCCGCGCGTGCCGGCGAGAAGTACGAGCATGTCCAGGGCATTCCCCTGGGGCGCGTCGGGCTGCCGGGCGAGATTGCGGCGGCCGTTGCCTGGCTCGCCTCGATCGACGCCGGCTACATCACCGGGGCCACCATCGATGTGAACGGCGGCCTGTACATGCGCTGAGCCACAGCAGCACCGACAGCGACACGACACACACACACAAGGACCTTCATGGAATTCTCCGGACCTCTGGCAGGCGTGCGCGTGGTGGACATCACGGCAGTGCTCATGGGCCCGTCCGCCACCCAGATGCTCGCGGACCTGGGCGCTGACGTGGTGAAGATCGAACCCCCGGCCGGTGATGCCACGCGCAAGATCGGACCCGCGGGCGACGAGCGCATGGGACCGATCTACCTGGGCCTCAATCGAAACAAGCGCAGCCTGGTGCTCAACCTGAAGACGCCCGAAGGCCTGGAGGTTCTGCGCAAGCTCGTCGCGAAGGCCGACGTGCTGACCTACAACGTCCGGCCGGCGGCGATGGAACGATTGGGCCTGACCTACGAGGCGCTGAGCGCGCTCAACGCACGCCTGATCTACGTCGGCATGTTCGGCTTTTCGCAGCGGGGCCGGTATGCACCGTCGCCCGCCTTCGACGACCTCATCCAGGCCGCGACCGCGATGCCCAGCGCGATGGCGCCGAGCGTGGACGGGACGCCGCGCTTCATTCCCATCAACCTGGCCGATCGGTCCGTCGGACTCTATGCCTTCGGCGTGATCGCGTCGGCGTTGTATGCGCGCGAAAAGACCGGCCGCGGCCAACGGGTGGACGTGCCCATGTTCGAGACCATGGTGCCCTACGTGCTCGGCGATCACCTCTACGGAGAAAAGTTCGTTCCGGCCCGGGGGGACTTCGGATATCCGCGCTTGCTGTCGCCGGCACGCCGGCCCTTTCGCACCCTGGACGCTCATGTGTGCTGCGTGATCTATCAGGACCATCACTGGAAGGCGTTCCTGGAAATCCTGGGCATGGGTGACATGTACGAGACGGATCCCCGGCTGGCCAACATCACGACGCGCACGCAGCACGCCGATGAACTCAATGCGTTCGTCGAGCAGCACCTGGCACGCAAGAGCACGGCGCAGTGGCGCGAGTTGCTCAAGTCTGCGGACATCCCGGTGTTCCCGGTTCATACCTTCGAGACTTTGCTCGACGATCCCCACCTCAAGGACATCGGCTTCTTCCGCGAGCAGGACGTGCCGTCCCTCGGCATGATCCGCGAGACGGCCGTTCCGAGCGAATGGCATGGCACACCGCCCTCGAACTACCGGCCGCCGCCGGCGCTCGGCGAGCACAGCGCCGAGATCCTGCGCGAGCTCGGGTACGGGGAAGACGACATCGAGGCATTGGCCGGGCAGGGTGTGACGGGTGCCGGCATGCCGTATTCCAGGAGCGAAGCCGAGCCGATCTGATCGGCCCCTGATCGATCCAGGCGACCCGACCTCGGCCGCGAACCTGATCACCCTGTCACAACAGATCCACCCGATTCCCATGGAAATACATTGGACCGACGGTACGCTGTCCTTGCAATCGCCAGACGATTTCAAGTCGTTCAAGATCGTCATTCACGCGGCCTCGAACCTGAAAGACCGCGTCTTGCAGGACTTCACGGGCACGGCGAGTTTCGAAGACGATCACGCCTGCTGGGTGTCCCAGCATGGCCTGCGTGCGCTGGCCGGACCGCTGGCAACGCCGCAGTGGCTGGCGAACCTCGACACCATGGTCTCGAAGGCGCGGCCACATGGCTGGATCGACGGGCCGACCGGCGACATCCGCGCCCATGTCGAGCGCCGTTGAGATCAGCGACATCACCAAGGTCGATGCGCCCGATACCTTCGAGCGCCCGATCTATGCGGGCAACGCGATTGCCATCGTGCAAAGCGTCGATGCGGTCAAGGTGATCACGGTGCGCACGACCGGCTTCGATCCGGCCCAGGCCAGCGGCGGCGCGGCCGCGATCGAAAGAATCGATGCGGTTGCCGACAGCGGCAAGAGCGCCTTCGTGGCATCGGAGATCGCCAGGAGCGATCGGCCCGAGCTGACGGCGGCCAAGGTCGTCGTCTCCGGCGGTCGGGCGCTGGGCTCGGCCGAGAAGTTCAGTGAAGTCATGACCCCGCTGGCCGACAAGCTGGGCGCCGCGCTGGGCGCCAGCCGCGCCGCGGTCGACGCCGGCTACGCACCCAACGACTGGCAGGTCGGCCAGACCGGAAAGATCGTGGCGCCGCAGCTGTACATCGCCGCAGGAATTTCAGGGGCCATCCAGCATCTGGCCGGCATGAAGGACGCCAAGGTGATCGTGGCGATCAACAAGGATGAAGAGGCGCCGATCTTCAGTGTGGCGGACTATGGACTGGTCGCCGATTTGTTTGCGGCTGTGCCTGAACTGGCTGGGATGGTTGGCGCCGATTGAATGGACCTGCCAGAGGCTGTCACCTTGAGGGGCAGCTCGGTGTTCACCAATCGGTGGAGCGGGTGAAGGGAATCGAACCCTCGTATGAAGCTTGGGAAGCTGCCGTTCTACCATTGAACTACACCCGCAGCGGGTGCGGATTGTACCCTTCTGGATACCGCCCGACCTCATCGTCCCACCATCGGCGCGGGCGGCGGCGATCAATGCGTGGCATCGACCTACGCCAGGCCACCGCCTCGACGCCTAACATGCGCAGGTTCACCAAGAAAAGGACTGACGATGAATGCAAATCGAATAGTGCTGGGCGCTTTGGCTTTCGCATGTGCGGCCACCGTCTTTGCCCAACCAGGGCCGCGCGAGCGGGATCGTGGTCCAGGTCCTGGCGCCAATGCCCACCGGATGGGCCCGCCGCCGGGGCATCAGATGAATCGCCCTGACCACCGGATAGACAACCGCATGGACCGCCGCATGGACCGCCGCATGGATCACCGGGGACCTCGCCGCGGCCCGCCGCCCGCAGCCTATCCCGCGTACCCCCAGTACCAACGCTTCAATCGCGGCGACCGCCTGCCGCCGCAATATCGCCAGCCGCAGTACGTGGTGAATGACTGGCGTGGCCATGGCCTGCGCCAGCCGCCGCGCGGTTACTACTGGGTCCAGAATGGCTCGGACTACGTGCTCGCCGCCA
Protein-coding regions in this window:
- a CDS encoding flavin reductase, which encodes MSAVASTGDVGTITEFSSVDFRRCLGEFITGVTVITTVGPDGRRYGLTANSFSSVSLDPPLILWSLRLNASNFPIYSTADHFVVNILAEDQIALSQRFAKSAVDQFDGVAFTPSADGVPLLDGCVAQIECRREATYPGGDHVVFLGRVLRIRNHGRPALALRSGKYMVVHAHEPVAPAEVDEANVATLSAIHAARPLTDELGRETDRTVGISVWGNLGPTMIWWRESSRPLRTSVRCGLVVSLLGSSTGALFAAYAPREVTGPYLDQELAQQEPGDERRFRTRDDVENYLREVRARGVGTITDAMTPGVNEHPVTAVAAPVFDAKGAIVLAIAMLGDAKEFRVDDGAVERLRAVAAGLSMRLGYKAEYQRHR
- a CDS encoding NAD(P)H-dependent flavin oxidoreductase: MTQNAMCSMFNIEIPVFGFSHCRNVVAEITKAGGLGCLGTAYYTPEELEWELKWIDEEVGDKPYGVNLLLPQKYETVGEASLDPSRLSPDHVKWQRELLDAAGIPPLPAAEREELMQAELGRLHMTPEFAGELLDVALRHPNVKLVVSALGSPPRPILERLHAQGIKVGAMTGKVEHALKHKEAGLDLVIAQGTEAAGHTGVVSSMVLWPEVVDAVAPMPVLAAGGIGRGRQMVAAFALGAQGIWCGSIWHGTRESDLTEEMKQLLFKARSGDAVQTRSKTGKPGRMLRSKYTEAWVQPDAPKPLPMPWQSVLNVEARLRIDRARALDYMTCPVGQIVGTINHESSVRQVIYDILDEFADTMEGLGERSGLV
- a CDS encoding GntR family transcriptional regulator is translated as MSLAAAYAPGSMNHAPLRAGPITLYAQLAGILRDRIVTGLWKPGDEIPTLEQLVEEFAVARVTVRQAVQILVEEGLLSSQRGRRTCVTFDPASVDAPLFSSTGSIDDDDGNSYSIKVLSLQEFDQLPAQFAGLGTPAGKYVRIRKVDGLNGSPYTVSDNYVALSLYQRFPSGSEHTIKLSRLVRDNASPPLTSAIERTSISVATYEDATHLQVAVGSPVAHVMRAFFAPNRLLVYLGVLVYRADRFAVERDVSYALAAAPGQADRTSDPRPLMSAGSATHPGRRVG
- a CDS encoding Bug family tripartite tricarboxylate transporter substrate binding protein is translated as MTCNRRTATAALLAILGSTGARAQQVTKFITGSAPGGGTDVLTRLLADQMGRVLGRTIIVENKPGASYNIAADHVAKAPPDGNTALVTFNVHPIAGALHPHLPFDPVTSFQAVGIIATTPYALVATPSLPGSNLKEVLDLARTQRRSLTFASIGIGTPQHLMLERLKQQSGVDIQMVHYKNPSLGQSDVTAGHVDFTLSTIAFCEPLVRAGRMKMLAVTSPQRLPELPDAPTVKEMGYQGFVTDGWYAMLLPARTPPEIVKTYNDALNKVLADPAVLQKFKATNLVATPGKPEVLDRQIREDAAMWKKVITEQGIKPE
- a CDS encoding iron-containing alcohol dehydrogenase family protein is translated as MTGFQHHFNALRLHCGEQALEALPRELDRAGCRRAIVFCGATLSRPGGALDRVAHALGDRLAAVFPGVRGHSPVASVEEGAAGIADARADAVVALGGGSAIVTARAAGILAAEGGRVSDLATRIDSDGQMRSPRLGKPKLPQFVLPTTPTTACVKAGSAVQDAGGDRLALFDPKTRAKAVFIDHALLATAPEGLIRSAALNALVMSVEGLESESSDPLSDALLMHALRLLAKDLPAMRDEPPDAPLRARLVLAAVLCGQGTDQAGGGLASVLGHAIGHRSDVANGIVNAIVLPHTMRFNLPATQERLWKVRASLPAAAGAEPPTMDVIEALEALFVDLGLPGRLRDTGLQHADFDAVVADAGADHFLQRNPRRVDGPLQLRALLEACW
- a CDS encoding LLM class flavin-dependent oxidoreductase; the encoded protein is MSQIPLQHGVFLAPYHPNEESPTTWLRRDIELAQHLDKLGFAELWVGEHHSGGFEIIASPDLFIAAAAEVTRRIRFGTGVMTLPYHNPLVVANRIAQLDHQTMGRVSFGFGPGLLMSDALMMGIDPEKTRDMLLEAMDVIVRLLRGESVTAKTEWFNLVEARAHLLPYSQPLEMAVASAGTPSGGRAAGKFGMSMLCVAASQVGAFDVLASNWRIANEVAAQYGNTMDPAKLRLVAPVHLAETREKARENVRHGLDRWVRYYDMASPNPFPKDGRDPVDILIDSGRAVIGTPEDAIAMIERLRGKQGQFGVFLAQHVDWADWDQTMKSFELYARYVMPHFSGANANRIATYNVMAERVEEFKALRRGAADKAFAQHEAAPRKVG
- a CDS encoding CaiB/BaiF CoA transferase family protein encodes the protein MPHDKPLTGPLSGLKIVDLTAVLMGPSATQMLADLGADVIKVETSVGDATRKIGPQGDAGMGPVYLAANRNKRSIVLDLAKPPGREAFLRLVKDADVLTTNVRPDGMKRLRLTYQDVAEVNERIIYVSMVGFSQRGRYARSPAFDDLIQAATAVPWAVAANTDDEPHYVPVNIADRSVGLYAFGIVLAAVYSRNQTGKGQQVDVPMFETMVPYVLGDHLYGHKFLPPQGDFGYPRLLAKARQPYRTKDAWVCCAIYHDHHWKAFLEVVGMGHLWGTDPRLTTMTTRTAHSEELNAFVRDQLVLRTTAQWQEALATADIPVFPMNTFESLLDDPHLRDIGFFSEVDHPHVGKIREMAVPSEWHGTPPANYRPPPLQGEQSADILREVGYSESQIEQMLQDGITHQPPASPGGTGDRG